The Methanoregula sp. UBA64 region AGCGGCGGACTCTTAATCCGCAGGTCAAGGGTTCAAATCCCTTCAGGCCCGTTTTCTTTTCCCGGTTTTTCCCACATAGCAGCTCCTTTCATCAGGCCATGAACAGCTTCGACTTTTTTGCCCGTAATGTTGCTTTCCCATCGTGACTGTGTCATACATTAACGGTTTCTTCAAAACCGGCAAAGTGCCGGTCGCCGGTAAGGATTTTGAGACGGTATTCCCGCGCTGTTGCCAGGATCAGGCAGTCCACGGCACCCATGGAAGAGCCGGCCCGTTTCTGTTCGGCTTTGACAGATCCGGCAGCGATCGCGATCTGCATGTCGATGGGGATGATATCATTATGAGCGATGATTGTTGCTAGCAGGGAGCCGGTTTTTTTGTTCCCGTACAGATCGCTTAAGCGGTATTGGAGTTCGTACAACGTGAGCGCCGAGACATAACAGGAGGAACTATTTTCGATTCTGGCGAGTGCCCGTCTTCCCCACGGGGTGTCCTTAAAGATCTCAATCCATGCATACGAATCGATGAGGATGCCGGTCACTCCTCATCCTCCTCTGCAACCTCGCGGTCGTGATCGCGGTAGATGGCTTTGAGGTCCAGATCGGGTAGTATCCCCAAGAGCGATCTGAGGGGCTTGACCGGGACCAGTTCGATGTGCCCTTCCGTTTCCCGGACCACAAACCTGTCGGCGCCGTAGTGCTCCCGGATTTTTTTGGGAAGAACCATGCGCCCGGTTGCATCGATGGTTACCACGGGACCGGCTGCATATTCCGCTGCCGGCTCGCTGACACCGGCGCTTAGCGGGTGTCTGCCATGCGGCCGGGACGTGCGTTTCATGGGGTCATACTCCACCGGATAGTACAGTATATGGCAAAATATACTTTTTGGCAAAAAGAAAAAAAATGGTAGAGAAAATCTTATGGAATTTCACTGGCCCGCCGGAAGTTCGCTAAAAAGATCCTCGACTACCGCAATCTCCTCTACGGAAAACCCGTAGATGGCATAGACAAGCGAATCGATCTGCTTTCCTGCCGAGCGTATCTCCCGGCCGATCGCTTCGCGTTCCCGCTCCGGCCGGGCACGCGAGTGCTGGCTGATGAGGGCCTGGTGTTCTGCCACAAGCGCTTCCAGCCGGCCGTGCCGGGCGGTATCGGCCGGGTCGTCAAAATCCGGGACTGCCACCGGGAACCGGGCAATGATCTCTCCGACCGGCTCGTGCGGGGTTCCTGCCCGGGCAAGGCTCGCAAAGACAAACCCGGCAAGCCGGCTGGTGAGAATCCCGAGCAGGTACCGGCTCCCTGAGGGGATGACCCCGGTCCCCGGCCCGAACGCGGCACGTTTTCCGGACAGGACAAACCGCGGCGGAAACGCAGCCGGGTCGAACCGGATCCGGTCCCGGCCCCGCTCCCCCGGCGGCACCGGGCCGGTGCCCGGATCGTACCGGATCCCGCCGAGCACGTACTCCCCGAGCGGGGTCGTTCCTTCACGGATCTTCTCCATCAGCCGTTCCCGGCGGGTATCGCGGAGCGTCCAGCCCCCGTCGGAGAGATCCCGGGGATCGACCGGGAAGCCCGGGGTTTTTTCGATCGCATCCGCAGAGACCGGATCCGGCCCGGGGTTTTTTACGGTAAACGGCCGGGCGACCCGGGCGTTTTCGAGCAGGAGTAACCCCGCATCGTCGCCGGCCGTTACGATCTCAGTTACCTGCCGGGACAACACGAACGTGCGCAGCGCCGTACCGGACCGGCCGTGGAGCCAGCGGCTGCCGGTAATGATCCCGGCCACTCCCCGGGGCCGCAGGAGGGCGAGGCTTTTTTCCGTCACGTACGCGGAGAGCCCGGCTTCAGGATCGTACACCGCATAGTGGCGCTGGAAGTAGCGCCGGAGCCACTCGCGGCCCGGCACCGGGCGGTCCGGGGGGCCGGAGATCGCGGCGTCAAAACCGCCGGGCTGGAGGACCTCGGGGAACTGCTCATTCCACGCGAAAGGGTGTATCGCGTGACGTTCCCGCGGGGAACAGAACGCCCACGACTCGTCCTCTGCAATGGCCGGGCCCACAAGCCCGTTCCCGCACCGGATCGTGCCCGACAGGATAGCAAGGTACCCGCGGAATGCGGCAAAAAAGGCGGAGAGCAAAAGAGGCGTGTCCCTGCCCTCGCAGGCGGCAAGGGCAAGCAGGACCCGGGCCGCCGCGACCGCATGGGGGTCCGGGTCGGCACCGTGGATAGTGTACCGCAGGAGATCCTCCGGCTCGCCACCCCGGGACCGCAGGACACTAAAAACATAGAGCAGCATCCGGCCGGCCCCGCAGGCCGGGTCGATCACCCGGAGCGGGAGGGGATCGGACAGCGGACGGCCATCACAGGCAGCGGCGAGCGTACGTTTTGCTGCGTACGCGGCAAGGGCCGGGGGGTATCCCGGCTGCCCGGCCCCGGCATCCGGCCGGTCGACAACAATGGCATGGTGCGGGGCGGAGCGCCGGACCGTCCGGGCCAGGTACCGGTCGAGGACTGCTGCAATCCCGGCAAGCGGGACCGATGCGAGGCAGTTCGGCCGGTCCGGAGACAAAATACTGCCGGCGATCCCGCG contains the following coding sequences:
- a CDS encoding PIN domain-containing protein; protein product: MTGILIDSYAWIEIFKDTPWGRRALARIENSSSCYVSALTLYELQYRLSDLYGNKKTGSLLATIIAHNDIIPIDMQIAIAAGSVKAEQKRAGSSMGAVDCLILATAREYRLKILTGDRHFAGFEETVNV
- a CDS encoding Eco57I restriction-modification methylase domain-containing protein: MKDPGDGADGSMDVPAPAGPEEALLVSLSAWREQLARSIARENIGMRSSRIGILVDCQVFSLLVLAIAEERGILTPGTLRGIAAGETRWEEVLFGFGDAWAGTGEEPKTGEPDPVIDQEPIRGIAGSILSPDRPNCLASVPLAGIAAVLDRYLARTVRRSAPHHAIVVDRPDAGAGQPGYPPALAAYAAKRTLAAACDGRPLSDPLPLRVIDPACGAGRMLLYVFSVLRSRGGEPEDLLRYTIHGADPDPHAVAAARVLLALAACEGRDTPLLLSAFFAAFRGYLAILSGTIRCGNGLVGPAIAEDESWAFCSPRERHAIHPFAWNEQFPEVLQPGGFDAAISGPPDRPVPGREWLRRYFQRHYAVYDPEAGLSAYVTEKSLALLRPRGVAGIITGSRWLHGRSGTALRTFVLSRQVTEIVTAGDDAGLLLLENARVARPFTVKNPGPDPVSADAIEKTPGFPVDPRDLSDGGWTLRDTRRERLMEKIREGTTPLGEYVLGGIRYDPGTGPVPPGERGRDRIRFDPAAFPPRFVLSGKRAAFGPGTGVIPSGSRYLLGILTSRLAGFVFASLARAGTPHEPVGEIIARFPVAVPDFDDPADTARHGRLEALVAEHQALISQHSRARPEREREAIGREIRSAGKQIDSLVYAIYGFSVEEIAVVEDLFSELPAGQ
- a CDS encoding AbrB/MazE/SpoVT family DNA-binding domain-containing protein, whose protein sequence is MKRTSRPHGRHPLSAGVSEPAAEYAAGPVVTIDATGRMVLPKKIREHYGADRFVVRETEGHIELVPVKPLRSLLGILPDLDLKAIYRDHDREVAEEDEE